A window from Natronorubrum aibiense encodes these proteins:
- a CDS encoding HNH endonuclease, with protein MTDIANIFLAPCSREQKTGTYRHFQETILDGVDPSEYTEIPDFDLDKVSVWGVVSGNQSHWEKMEPGDRVLFYTKRKSYTHAATVLSKQENNSLAEKLWTSYDEGRRVEDLDEEWPYIFYLTDVERVDIPSEALHGNIGWKAFYPQSFTRLTENRKGRLVDKYGSLTEALRQHAKNETGKAPEEISKETENLLTEQAPPELTESTTEYTETERRIRSSAFRRAVLDAYDETCAVCGAQRKSPAGNPEVKAAHIYPKSEDGSDDVRNRLALCKFHHWPFDTGWISTNDDLEVIVRTEPSTETYDELASYNGYSLYLPQESNHHPHQIFIREHRRLHGFEKV; from the coding sequence ATGACTGATATCGCCAATATCTTCCTCGCTCCCTGTAGCAGAGAGCAGAAGACAGGTACGTATCGGCATTTTCAGGAGACGATCTTGGATGGTGTTGATCCATCTGAATACACTGAAATCCCAGATTTCGATTTAGACAAAGTCTCTGTCTGGGGAGTTGTGAGCGGTAATCAGTCACACTGGGAAAAGATGGAACCTGGCGATCGAGTCCTATTCTATACGAAGAGGAAGAGTTACACTCACGCTGCAACGGTTCTGTCGAAGCAAGAGAACAATTCACTTGCTGAGAAACTGTGGACATCGTACGATGAAGGTCGACGTGTGGAGGATCTGGACGAAGAGTGGCCGTACATCTTCTATCTCACTGATGTCGAACGCGTCGATATTCCTTCAGAGGCTCTACATGGCAATATCGGTTGGAAGGCGTTCTATCCTCAGAGCTTTACTCGCCTCACTGAAAATCGAAAAGGACGGCTAGTGGATAAGTACGGCAGCCTCACCGAAGCCCTTCGACAGCATGCTAAGAACGAGACGGGAAAAGCACCGGAAGAGATCAGCAAAGAAACTGAGAACCTCCTCACAGAACAGGCTCCACCGGAACTGACTGAATCTACGACAGAATACACGGAGACAGAACGCCGGATCCGTTCTTCGGCATTTCGACGTGCAGTTCTGGACGCATATGATGAGACGTGCGCCGTCTGCGGAGCGCAACGGAAATCACCTGCTGGTAATCCCGAGGTCAAGGCAGCTCACATCTATCCGAAGAGTGAAGATGGAAGTGACGATGTCCGAAATAGACTGGCACTTTGTAAATTCCATCACTGGCCCTTCGATACCGGTTGGATTTCGACTAACGACGATCTCGAGGTGATCGTCCGTACTGAACCAAGCACCGAAACATATGATGAGCTTGCGAGTTACAATGGATATTCCCTCTATCTCCCACAAGAATCGAACCATCATCCGCATCAAATCTTCATCCGTGAACATCGGAGACTGCACGGGTTTGAGAAAGTGTAG